In one window of Mus pahari chromosome 3, PAHARI_EIJ_v1.1, whole genome shotgun sequence DNA:
- the Fjx1 gene encoding four-jointed box protein 1 gives MGRKMRGAAAAAAGLWLLALSSLLTLWGGLLPPRTELPASRPPEDRLPRHPIQSGGPAPEPRFPLPPPLVWDARGGSLKTFRALLTLAAGADNPPGRHPDDRGRHEPSRLSRPEERRAVHGGVYWSRGLEEQVPRGFSEAQAAAWLEVARGARVVALDRGGCGRSSNRLARFADGTRACVRYGINPEQIQGEALSYYLARLLGLQRHVPPLALARVEARGAQWVQVQEELRTAHWTEGSVVSLTRWLPNLTDVVVPEPWRSEDGRLRPLRDAGGELTNLSQAELVDLVQWTDLILFDYLTANFDRLVSNLFSLQWDPRVMHRATSNLHRGPGGALVFLDNEAGLVHGYRVAGMWDKYNEPLLQSVCVFRERTARRVLELHRGQDAAARLLRLYSRHEPRFPELAELAEPHAQLLQRRLDFLAKHILHCKAKYGRRPGDLITLRGREGLGYE, from the coding sequence ATGGGGAGGAAGATGCggggcgccgccgccgccgccgcggggCTCTGGCTGCTGGCTTTGAGCTCGCTGCTGACGCTGTGGGGAGGGCTCCTGCCACCTCGGACCGAGCTGCCAGCCTCCCGGCCGCCCGAAGATCGACTCCCTCGGCATCCGATCCAGAGTGGCGGCCCCGCGCCCGAGCCACGATTCCCTCTGCCCCCGCCCCTAGTGTGGGACGCCCGCGGCGGCTCCCTGAAAACTTTCCGGGCGCTGCTCACCCTGGCGGCCGGCGCGGATAACCCGCCTGGGAGGCACCCGGACGACCGCGGGCGGCACGAGCCCTCCAGGCTGTCCCGGCCAGAAGAGCGCAGGGCGGTGCACGGGGGCGTCTACTGGAGCCGCGGCCTGGAAGAGCAGGTGCCCCGGGGCTTTTCCGAAGCCCAGGCAGCAGCGTGGCTGGAGGTGGCACGGGGTGCTCGGGTGGTGGCTCTGGATCGCGGGGGCTGCGGACGCAGTTCTAACCGCCTAGCACGCTTTGCCGACGGCACCCGTGCCTGTGTACGCTACGGCATCAACCCAGAGCAGATACAGGGCGAGGCCCTGTCCTACTACCTTGCGCGCCTACTGGGCCTCCAGCGCCACGTGCCGCCGCTGGCACTGGCTCGGGTGGAGGCTCGGGGCGCGCAGTGGGTgcaggtgcaggaggagctgcgCACCGCGCATTGGACCGAGGGCAGCGTGGTGAGCCTGACGCGCTGGCTGCCTAACCTCACCGACGTGGTGGTGCCCGAGCCCTGGCGATCAGAGGACGGCCGTCTGCGGCCCCTGCGCGACGCCGGGGGCGAGCTGACAAACCTCAGCCAGGCGGAGCTGGTGGACCTGGTACAATGGACCGATCTGATCCTCTTCGATTACCTGACGGCCAACTTCGACCGGCTTGTGAGCAACCTCTTCAGCTTACAGTGGGACCCACGCGTTATGCACCGCGCTACGAGTAACCTGCACCGAGGACCAGGAGGGGCGTTGGTCTTTCTGGACAATGAGGCGGGCTTGGTGCACGGCTACCGGGTAGCCGGCATGTGGGACAAGTATAACGAACCGCTGCTACAGTCGGTGTGTGTATTCCGAGAGCGGACTGCTAGGCGCGTCTTGGAGCTGCACCGGGGTCAGGACGCGGCGGCCCGGTTGCTGCGCCTCTACAGTCGCCACGAACCGCGTTTCCCAGAGCTGGCGGAGCTCGCAGAACCCCACGCTCAGCTGCTACAGCGCCGCCTTGACTTCCTCGCCAAACACATTTTGCACTGCAAGGCCAAGTACGGCCGCCGGCCCGGGGACTTAATAACACTCCGAGGAAGAGAGGGACTGGGGTATGAATGA